A single region of the Methanofollis fontis genome encodes:
- a CDS encoding ABC transporter ATP-binding protein, which produces MIRINTLAYTYGGSETPALRRIDLEIRPGELALVTGPTGAGKTTLCRAAAGILTHEYGGKIRGSIRIAGREAADYTGIEEIAASIGMVFDDADAQLIFSTVGEEIRSAAADGIEADEIMERFGIAHLREQAPHTLSGGEKQRTVLAAAVAGDRPVLILDEPAAELDPAGAARVAAILNTLKGEGKAILLVENTPGPFTAIADRTIHIDAGVQTENRTGAPEVHHNVPPAPPAGEPVVRIRGLSRRYERGFAVRPLDLDIGRGECVAITGENGSGKTTLIRHLNGLLKPETGTVEVCGMDAAAHPVHALARRVGLVFQNPDTMLFEETAEREIAFGARNAGVNDPEEAVISALAAVDLLGRKKAYPRHLSRGERQRLAIACVLAMAPEVIVLDEPTTGLSPAEAGLVMDRLRMLQGEGRTVIMVTHDHALARRYADRIITMDSGEIVGDEMRGGEICRRSSSTGTAPASSTA; this is translated from the coding sequence ATGATCCGGATCAACACCCTCGCCTACACCTATGGGGGGTCGGAGACACCGGCCCTCAGGAGGATCGATCTGGAGATCAGACCCGGCGAACTCGCGCTCGTCACCGGACCCACGGGTGCGGGCAAGACAACGCTCTGCCGGGCGGCGGCAGGCATCCTCACCCACGAATACGGCGGCAAGATCCGGGGGTCTATCCGGATCGCCGGGCGAGAGGCCGCCGATTATACCGGCATCGAGGAGATCGCCGCATCGATCGGGATGGTCTTCGATGATGCCGACGCCCAGCTGATCTTCTCCACCGTCGGCGAGGAGATCCGGTCGGCCGCCGCGGACGGGATCGAGGCGGACGAGATCATGGAGCGGTTCGGGATCGCCCACCTGCGGGAGCAGGCGCCCCACACCCTCTCGGGCGGGGAGAAACAGCGGACCGTGCTGGCGGCGGCGGTGGCCGGAGATCGTCCGGTCCTGATCCTGGACGAACCGGCCGCCGAACTCGATCCTGCCGGCGCTGCACGGGTCGCCGCCATCCTGAACACCCTGAAAGGGGAGGGGAAGGCGATCCTCCTGGTCGAGAACACCCCCGGCCCTTTTACCGCCATCGCCGACCGCACAATCCATATCGACGCCGGGGTGCAGACCGAAAACAGGACGGGGGCGCCTGAGGTGCATCACAACGTCCCACCGGCGCCTCCTGCAGGAGAACCGGTGGTGCGGATCCGGGGGCTCTCACGCCGCTATGAGAGAGGATTTGCCGTCAGGCCCCTCGACCTTGACATCGGGCGGGGGGAGTGCGTGGCGATCACCGGCGAGAACGGGTCTGGCAAGACGACCCTGATCCGCCACCTCAACGGACTCCTGAAACCGGAAACAGGAACCGTCGAGGTCTGCGGCATGGACGCCGCCGCCCATCCGGTCCACGCCCTCGCCCGCCGGGTGGGGCTGGTCTTCCAGAACCCGGACACGATGCTCTTCGAGGAGACCGCAGAGAGGGAGATCGCCTTCGGTGCTCGCAACGCAGGAGTGAACGATCCGGAGGAGGCCGTGATCTCTGCTCTTGCCGCCGTGGACCTGCTCGGGCGAAAAAAGGCCTATCCCCGCCATCTCTCCCGGGGGGAGCGGCAGCGCCTGGCCATCGCCTGTGTGCTGGCGATGGCCCCCGAGGTGATCGTCCTGGACGAACCCACCACCGGGCTCTCTCCCGCCGAGGCAGGGCTTGTCATGGACCGCCTCCGCATGCTGCAGGGGGAGGGGCGGACGGTGATCATGGTCACCCATGACCACGCCCTCGCCCGTCGGTATGCCGACCGGATCATCACCATGGATAGCGGGGAGATCGTCGGGGACGAAATGCGGGGAGGTGAGATATGCAGGAGATCTTCCAGTACAGGAACGGCACCGGCATCCTCCACCGCATGA
- a CDS encoding energy-coupling factor transporter transmembrane component T family protein, translated as MQEIFQYRNGTGILHRMNPLTKIGGVTAVVVLAVLTADPLFLAVMTIAIAFLGAIGGVGRDLARQVPLLTFLGGFLVLITVLTLQSGAVVLNGPITVTAGALSFGLALALRFCAMIFAFQILVATTLPTALVSALRRLGFPADYALMALVALRFIPHLQIEGRKIQEAQAARGFAPGTGIGGRVRGTVPVLVPLIANALGKAEVIGLTIDLRGLRHRLSTTGTGTFGRPDLLLAAGVSGLLACFLVLAFLA; from the coding sequence ATGCAGGAGATCTTCCAGTACAGGAACGGCACCGGCATCCTCCACCGCATGAACCCGCTCACCAAGATCGGCGGGGTGACGGCGGTCGTCGTCCTGGCCGTCCTCACTGCCGATCCCCTCTTCCTTGCCGTGATGACCATCGCAATCGCCTTCCTCGGTGCAATCGGCGGGGTGGGACGCGACCTGGCGCGGCAGGTGCCCCTGCTCACCTTCCTGGGCGGTTTCCTGGTGCTGATCACCGTCCTCACCCTCCAGAGCGGGGCGGTGGTCCTGAACGGCCCGATCACCGTGACGGCGGGCGCACTCTCCTTCGGACTCGCCCTCGCCCTCCGCTTCTGTGCGATGATCTTCGCCTTCCAGATCCTGGTGGCGACCACCCTGCCCACCGCCCTCGTCTCCGCCCTCAGGCGCCTGGGTTTTCCGGCCGACTACGCACTGATGGCCCTGGTCGCCCTGCGGTTCATACCGCACCTCCAGATCGAGGGGAGAAAAATCCAGGAGGCACAGGCAGCCAGGGGTTTTGCGCCGGGGACCGGGATCGGCGGCAGGGTCCGCGGCACCGTCCCGGTGCTCGTGCCCCTGATTGCAAACGCCCTGGGCAAGGCCGAGGTGATCGGTCTGACCATCGATCTCCGGGGGCTCAGGCACCGCCTCTCCACCACCGGCACCGGGACGTTCGGGCGCCCTGACCTCCTCCTGGCCGCCGGGGTGAGCGGGCTTCTTGCATGCTTTCTTGTCCTCGCCTTCCTGGCGTGA
- a CDS encoding DUF2117 domain-containing protein, with protein sequence MKPGDAPVMVVHGPEPFDRGDIRRLQEAIGPCRVLVAGIMARTAAEESGIACEFCGVPPSIVFARLSAPALLLNRGKTPVSGEVFGEIVAGRSDRPLIHVECSSDTVYCWNGDEERGLSIARALGYRCFRRDAPHPRQEGGERRIRGCIPGEPLFVNGIVIGTARAEAVVLRTRDGEVEAVSGVEVKPHGLEKLHRCGPVDLAAAWCKSGGIRTHEPQRAQREPKSGRIVLLDHCAHRFYDLVTPGTCGLLAVGDDTTAVAGHIASHLGIPVLGITDGDADGVVSGVFPPGSVVLEAIEGRDDELGLIIGETIPDGDTEWSAWVAGAVRTAGKGARIALDLR encoded by the coding sequence ATGAAACCGGGTGATGCCCCCGTCATGGTGGTCCACGGCCCCGAGCCCTTCGACCGCGGTGACATCCGCCGTCTGCAGGAGGCGATCGGGCCGTGCCGGGTGCTTGTCGCCGGCATCATGGCACGGACGGCTGCAGAGGAGTCAGGTATCGCCTGCGAATTCTGCGGGGTTCCACCGAGCATCGTCTTCGCCCGCCTCAGCGCCCCCGCCCTCCTCCTCAACCGCGGCAAGACCCCGGTCTCCGGGGAAGTCTTCGGCGAGATCGTGGCCGGACGGAGCGATCGGCCCCTGATACATGTGGAATGCTCCTCAGACACCGTGTACTGCTGGAACGGGGACGAAGAGAGGGGACTTTCAATCGCGCGCGCCCTCGGTTACCGCTGTTTCCGGCGGGATGCCCCGCACCCCCGGCAGGAGGGGGGAGAGCGGCGGATCCGCGGATGCATCCCCGGCGAACCGCTCTTTGTGAACGGGATCGTGATCGGAACGGCGCGGGCGGAGGCGGTGGTCCTCCGCACGCGGGATGGCGAGGTGGAGGCGGTGAGCGGGGTGGAGGTCAAACCCCACGGGCTGGAGAAGCTCCACCGTTGCGGCCCCGTCGACCTCGCCGCCGCATGGTGCAAGAGCGGCGGGATCAGGACGCATGAGCCGCAACGAGCACAGAGAGAACCGAAAAGCGGCAGGATCGTGCTCCTGGACCACTGCGCCCACCGCTTCTATGACCTGGTCACTCCCGGCACCTGCGGTCTTCTCGCCGTCGGCGACGACACCACTGCCGTTGCCGGGCATATCGCCAGCCATCTCGGGATCCCGGTGCTCGGGATCACGGACGGCGACGCCGACGGTGTGGTCAGCGGGGTGTTCCCACCGGGTTCCGTGGTGCTGGAGGCGATTGAAGGACGGGACGACGAACTCGGGCTCATCATCGGGGAGACGATCCCGGACGGGGATACGGAGTGGTCGGCGTGGGTGGCGGGGGCGGTGCGGACCGCCGGGAAGGGCGCCCGGATCGCCCTTGACCTGAGGTGA
- a CDS encoding YgiQ family radical SAM protein, which translates to MIPQPPFLPMTPEEAHRLGIEEFDVILISGDAYVDHPSFGTAVIGRVLWDAGYTVGIIAQPDWKRPDDILRLGRPRLFFAISAGAVDSMVNAFTPNRKRRSTDAYSPGGKLKRPDRATIVYANLVRSHFPGVPIVLGGIEASLRRFAHYDYWSDNIRGSILADAPADVLIYGMGERQIREIAERCAAGESLQGIRGTAHGIPPAEWRAGDREGDVVIPGFPEVRDDPAAYARAFALLDREQDPIRGRTVVQPHPKTVIIQEPPALPLSPPELDRIYDLPYARAAHLSYREPIPALEPVHFSITTHRGCFGSCSFCALTHHQGRIIQSRTEESILAEARRMAQMQGFSGVIQDVGGPTANMYGLVCPRWETAGACPDRRCGPDCPALRTSHARQVALLRQLRALPGIKRVFIASGIRYDLALADDGDYLEEVCRHHISGHLKVAPEHVAPAVTRLMNKPGQEVFDRFRERFARLRKTGTKRQYILPYFMSGHPGCTIQDAVLLAEYIRDTRLYTEQVQDFTPTPMTRSTTMYATGIDPLTGETVHVPKGREKQVQRSLLHYRDPKNRKLVEEGLRAAGRRDLIGQGWRCLIPEGRRSTGERRR; encoded by the coding sequence ATGATCCCGCAGCCACCCTTCCTCCCGATGACACCCGAAGAGGCGCACCGCCTCGGCATCGAGGAGTTCGACGTCATCCTGATATCAGGAGACGCCTATGTGGACCACCCCTCCTTCGGCACTGCCGTCATCGGGCGCGTGCTCTGGGACGCCGGCTATACCGTCGGGATCATTGCCCAGCCCGACTGGAAACGCCCCGACGACATCCTCCGCCTCGGGCGCCCCCGACTCTTCTTCGCCATCTCGGCCGGTGCCGTCGACTCGATGGTCAACGCATTCACCCCGAACAGAAAACGGAGGAGCACGGATGCCTATTCCCCGGGAGGGAAACTGAAACGGCCAGACAGGGCGACGATCGTCTATGCAAACCTGGTGCGCTCGCACTTCCCCGGTGTTCCGATCGTCCTCGGCGGGATCGAGGCAAGTCTCCGGCGCTTCGCCCACTATGACTACTGGTCGGATAACATCCGGGGCTCCATACTGGCCGACGCCCCCGCAGACGTTCTCATCTACGGCATGGGCGAACGGCAGATCCGGGAGATCGCAGAACGGTGCGCTGCCGGAGAGAGTCTTCAGGGGATCCGGGGCACCGCCCACGGCATTCCCCCCGCAGAATGGCGGGCGGGGGACCGGGAGGGTGATGTCGTCATCCCCGGATTTCCGGAGGTGCGGGACGATCCGGCCGCGTATGCCCGGGCCTTTGCCCTCCTGGACCGTGAACAGGATCCCATCAGGGGGCGGACCGTCGTTCAGCCGCACCCAAAGACTGTGATCATCCAGGAACCGCCGGCGCTCCCGCTCTCGCCCCCGGAACTCGACCGGATCTACGACCTCCCCTATGCCAGGGCTGCGCACCTCTCCTACCGGGAGCCCATTCCTGCCCTCGAACCAGTCCACTTCTCGATCACCACCCACAGGGGCTGTTTCGGTTCGTGCTCCTTCTGCGCCCTCACCCACCACCAGGGGCGGATCATCCAGAGCCGGACCGAGGAATCGATCCTGGCCGAAGCGCGCCGGATGGCGCAGATGCAGGGGTTCTCCGGCGTGATCCAGGATGTCGGCGGCCCGACCGCCAACATGTACGGCCTGGTCTGCCCGCGGTGGGAAACGGCGGGGGCCTGCCCCGACCGCCGGTGCGGCCCGGATTGCCCGGCGCTCCGGACCTCGCATGCCCGCCAGGTCGCCCTGCTGCGCCAGCTCAGGGCGCTCCCCGGCATCAAACGGGTCTTCATCGCATCAGGCATCCGCTATGACCTGGCGCTCGCAGACGATGGAGACTATCTGGAGGAGGTCTGCCGCCACCATATCTCCGGACACCTCAAGGTCGCCCCCGAACATGTGGCACCCGCCGTGACCCGCCTCATGAACAAACCGGGGCAGGAGGTCTTCGACCGTTTCAGGGAGCGTTTCGCCCGGTTGAGAAAAACCGGCACAAAACGACAGTATATCCTCCCCTACTTCATGTCCGGACACCCGGGCTGCACCATTCAGGACGCCGTCCTGCTGGCCGAGTACATCAGGGACACGCGTCTCTACACCGAGCAGGTGCAGGACTTCACACCCACGCCGATGACCCGCTCCACCACCATGTACGCCACCGGCATCGATCCCCTCACAGGCGAAACCGTCCATGTCCCGAAGGGGAGGGAGAAACAGGTCCAGCGCTCGCTCCTCCATTACCGCGACCCGAAGAACAGGAAACTCGTCGAGGAGGGGTTGCGGGCCGCAGGCAGGCGGGACCTCATCGGTCAGGGATGGCGGTGCCTCATTCCTGAGGGGCGGCGGAGCACCGGAGAGAGACGGCGCTGA
- a CDS encoding ATP-dependent DNA ligase → MDFAEFSRICEHLEGLSGRLEMIAEIASVMPSLSDDELPVFVRFVMGRVFPDWSPLKLGIGPNLLYDAVAYVVGKKREEVVRSVSGNGDVGRAVEMLLASKSQTSFFSESLDLTGVYGDCRRIAETEGSKSQREKLRIVRGLFSNAGPLEGRYLARLLLEELRIGVGEGNVRDAVAQAFSVDASLVAHAHQALNDLGEVALLARRGEDALRDVRIEPFRPVKMMLAQQGTIAEMVTDHGAVAVEYKYDGTRFQFHRVGDECRVYSRRLEDVTAAVPDVIEALSGAVAGDVILDGEVIAIKDGRPRPFQFVLRRFRRKHEVEEAIGRVELVPNVFDILYLDGETLIDRPFSERRRILEETLASSVAPQWVSDDSSVLEGIYADALTAGHEGVMVKALDSAYTPGVRGRNWIKVKPAVDTLDLAVIGAEWGEGRRAHIFGSFLLACQREGELLPVGKVATGFSDEQLAAIHETLRDLVIAEKGKEIVLEPTIVFEVGYAEIQQSPNYSSGFALRFPRFVRMRQDKSVDEVETVEGMQGRYDRQFRSV, encoded by the coding sequence ATGGATTTTGCGGAGTTTTCCCGGATCTGCGAGCACCTTGAGGGTCTCAGCGGCCGACTGGAGATGATCGCGGAGATCGCCTCCGTAATGCCCTCTCTCTCCGACGACGAACTCCCGGTGTTCGTTCGTTTTGTGATGGGGCGGGTGTTCCCGGACTGGAGCCCCCTCAAGCTCGGCATCGGGCCGAACCTCCTGTATGACGCCGTCGCCTATGTGGTCGGCAAAAAACGGGAGGAGGTGGTCCGCTCCGTCAGCGGGAACGGTGACGTGGGCCGCGCCGTGGAGATGCTGCTGGCCTCGAAGTCGCAGACCTCCTTCTTCTCAGAGTCCCTGGACCTGACCGGCGTCTACGGGGACTGCCGCCGCATCGCCGAGACCGAGGGGAGTAAATCGCAACGGGAAAAACTTCGGATCGTCCGGGGACTCTTCAGCAACGCCGGTCCGCTGGAGGGGCGCTACCTCGCCCGTCTCCTCCTCGAAGAACTCAGGATCGGTGTCGGCGAGGGCAATGTGCGTGACGCCGTGGCGCAGGCCTTTTCCGTGGACGCCTCCCTGGTCGCCCATGCTCACCAGGCCCTCAACGACCTGGGTGAGGTGGCCCTGCTGGCGCGCCGTGGCGAGGACGCCCTGCGTGACGTCCGCATCGAACCCTTCCGCCCGGTGAAGATGATGCTCGCCCAGCAGGGGACGATCGCCGAGATGGTGACCGATCACGGTGCGGTGGCCGTCGAGTACAAGTACGACGGCACGCGCTTCCAGTTTCACCGGGTCGGGGATGAGTGCCGGGTCTACTCGCGGCGGCTGGAGGACGTGACCGCCGCCGTCCCGGACGTCATCGAGGCTCTCTCTGGTGCGGTCGCGGGTGACGTGATCCTGGACGGCGAGGTGATCGCCATCAAGGACGGTCGTCCCCGCCCCTTCCAGTTTGTGCTCAGGCGGTTCCGGCGAAAGCATGAGGTCGAGGAGGCGATCGGCAGGGTGGAGCTCGTCCCGAACGTCTTCGATATCCTCTACCTGGACGGCGAAACGCTTATCGACCGCCCGTTCTCCGAGCGCCGCCGTATCCTTGAGGAGACGCTCGCCTCGTCCGTGGCCCCGCAGTGGGTGAGCGACGATTCGAGCGTGCTGGAGGGGATCTATGCCGATGCCCTCACCGCCGGGCATGAGGGTGTGATGGTCAAGGCGCTCGATTCTGCCTATACGCCGGGAGTGCGGGGCAGGAACTGGATCAAGGTCAAACCTGCCGTGGACACCCTTGACCTCGCCGTCATCGGGGCAGAGTGGGGGGAGGGACGGCGGGCCCATATCTTCGGGTCATTCCTGCTCGCCTGTCAGCGCGAGGGCGAACTCCTCCCGGTCGGGAAGGTGGCGACCGGTTTTTCCGACGAGCAACTTGCCGCCATCCATGAAACCCTCAGGGATCTGGTGATCGCGGAGAAAGGAAAGGAGATCGTGCTCGAACCGACAATCGTCTTCGAGGTCGGGTATGCCGAGATCCAGCAGAGCCCGAATTATTCCAGCGGTTTTGCCCTGCGCTTCCCGCGGTTTGTGCGGATGCGCCAGGACAAGAGTGTGGACGAGGTGGAGACGGTGGAGGGGATGCAGGGTCGCTATGATCGCCAGTTCAGGTCCGTATGA